AGGAAAGCGAGCGGGCGATCATCTCCGGCGTCGTGCGCCTGGCCGACCGGCCGGTGCGCGAGGTGATGACCCAGCGCATGGATGTCGACTGGATCGACATCGCCGCCGACGAGGCGACGATTCGCGCCGAACTGCTCGACACGCCGCACACCCGCCTGCCGGTGGGGCGCGGGTCGGTGGAGGATATTATCGGCATCGTCCAGGCGCGCGACATCATGGCCGCCCTGTTCCGGGGCGAGCCGCTCAACCTGGAAACGCTCATGCGCAAGGCGGAAGTGGTGCCGGATCAGGTCGACGCGATGGACGCGCTGGAAGTGCTGCGCCGGTCCGACGTGCCGATGGTGATGGTCCATGACGAATATGGGCATTTCGAGGGAATCGTGACCCCCGCCGACCTGCTGTCCGCCATTGCCGGCCATTTCGCGTCCGACCGCGACGCCTATGACGAACCCGATCTGGTGGAGCGCGAGGATGGCAGCCTGCTGGTGTCGGGCCAGATGCCGATCGACCAGCTAGCCGAGCGGATCGGCATCAACCTGTCGGAAGATCGCGACTATGCGACGGTCGCGGGCCATGCGCTGTGGCTGCTCAAGCGCCTGCCCGAAGTGGGCGATTTCGCCGAGGATCAGGGCTGGCGATTCGAGATTGTCGACATGGACGGGCGCAAGATCGACAAGCTGCTGGTGGCGGCGCGATAGGGCGGGGCTGGAGGC
This genomic stretch from Sphingobium sp. BYY-5 harbors:
- a CDS encoding hemolysin family protein — translated: MATIPPPNPTPFPWVDLVIILALVAVNGVFAMSELAIVSARKPRLQAMEKAGRSGARTALALAADPGKFLSTVQIGITLIGILSGAYSGASLGGPVGDRLEGLGLSPNTAENLGFVLVIGLTTYASLIVGELVPKQFALRQPEPIAVLVAPPMLWLAKLTGPVGWVLDASSSLIFKLLGMTRESENHVTAEELHLIVAEASKSGVIEESERAIISGVVRLADRPVREVMTQRMDVDWIDIAADEATIRAELLDTPHTRLPVGRGSVEDIIGIVQARDIMAALFRGEPLNLETLMRKAEVVPDQVDAMDALEVLRRSDVPMVMVHDEYGHFEGIVTPADLLSAIAGHFASDRDAYDEPDLVEREDGSLLVSGQMPIDQLAERIGINLSEDRDYATVAGHALWLLKRLPEVGDFAEDQGWRFEIVDMDGRKIDKLLVAAR